One window of Ictalurus punctatus breed USDA103 chromosome 22, Coco_2.0, whole genome shotgun sequence genomic DNA carries:
- the mccc2 gene encoding methylcrotonoyl-CoA carboxylase beta chain, mitochondrial, with product MILQTIRPAMAFLRSRSVISRLYHAEKVATLGSQTDIQSPVYQENYERMQALVKELKDRAEKIKLGGGERARKLHTSRGKLLPRERIDRLLDPGSPFLEFSQFAAYELYGNEEVPAGGIITGIGRVSGVECIVVANDATVKGGTYYPVTVKKHLRAQEIAQQNHLPCIYLVDSGGANLPRQADVFPDRDHFGRIFYNQAHLSSEGIAQIAVVMGSCTAGGAYVPAMADESIIVSKQGTIFLGGPPLVKAATGEEVSAEDLGGADLHCRKSGVTDHYALDDDHALHLARKAVRNLNYQKKLDVTVEPPEAPLFPADELYGIVGENLKRNFDIKEVIARIVDGSKFDEFKAFYGDTLVTGFARIFGYPVGIIANNGVLFSESAKKATHFIELCCQRNIPLIFLQNITGFMVGREYEAGGIAKDGAKMVTAVACANVPKFTVIIGGSYGAGNYGMCGRAYSPRFLYLWPNSRISVMGGEQAANVLATITKDQKAREGKELTAEQEAALKKPIISRFEEEGSPYYSSARLWDDGIIDPADTRLVLGLSLSAALNAPTQKTRFGVFRM from the exons ATGATACTACAGACTATTAGACCAGCTATGGCCTTTCTTCGTAGCAGGAGCGTCATATCGAGACTTTACCATGCAGAGAAAGTCGCGACACTGGGCTCCCAGACAGACATACAGTCTCCCGTGTATCAG GAAAACTATGAACGCATGCAAGCCCTGGTCAAGGAACTGAAAGACAGAGCAGAAAAGATAAAGCTCG GTGGAGGAGAGAGAGCTAGGAAACTGCACACATCCAGAGGAAAGCTTTTACCTCGGGAGCGCATTGACAGGCTGCTGGACCCGGG CTCTCCATTTCTGGAGTTTTCCCAGTTTGCTGCTTATGAATTGTACGGTAATGAGGAAGTACCTGCTGGAGGAATCATCACTGGCATTGGCAGGGTGTCCGG ggTGGAGTGTATCGTAGTCGCAAACGATGCCACTGTCAAAGGAGGCACCTATTATCCGGTTACTGTGAAGAAACACCTTCGAGCACAGGAGATTGCGCAGCAGAACCACTTGCCATGTATTTACCTGG TGGACTCTGGAGGGGCCAACTTACCCCGACAGGCTGACGTCTTTCCTGATAGAGATCACTTTGGACGCATCTTTTACAACCAGGCACACTTGTCCTCAGAGGGCATTGCACAG ATTGCTGTAGTGATGGGCTCTTGTACAGCAGGGGGTGCCTATGTCCCCGCCATGGCAGATGAAAGCATCATTGTGAGCAAACAAGGAACCATTTTTCTTGGGGGACCTCCACTG gtAAAAGCTGCTACAGGTGAGGAAGTCTCTGCTGAAGACCTTGGAGGTGCTGATCTTCACTGCAG AAAATCTGGTGTAACTGATCACTACGCCTTAGATGATGATCATGCTCTTCACCTGGCACGGAAAGCAGTGCGCAACCTGAACTACCAGAAGAAACTGGAT GTTACTGTGGAACCTCCCGAGGCTCCGTTATTCCcagctgacgagctttatggcaTCGTGGGAGAGAACTTGAAACGAAATTTTGACATCAAAGAG GTGATCGCCCGTATAGTTGATGGCAGTAAATTTGACGAATTCAAGGCCTTCTATGGAGACACACTGGTAACAG GTTTCGCAAGGATATTTGGTTATCCTGTCGGGATCATTGCCAATAATGGAGTGCTATTCTCAGAATCAGCAAAAAAA GCAACTCATTTTATTGAGCTGTGCTGTCAAAGGAACATTCCCCTGATCTTCCTTCAGAACATCACAG GATTTATGGTTGGGAGAGAGTACGAGGCAGGCGGCATTGCTAAAGACGGTGCTAAGATGGTGACAGCTGTGGCCTGTGCTAATGTGCCCAAGTTCACTGTAATCATTGGCGGATCCTATGGGGCTGGAAACTACGGCATGTGTGGAAGAGCATACAG TCCCCGATTCCTGTACTTGTGGCCGAACTCGCGCATCTCAGTGATGGGAGGAGAGCAAGCAGCGAATGTGCTGGCCACCATTACTAAAGATCAGAAAGCCAGGGAAGGGAAAGAG CTTACAGCAGAACAGGAGGCTGCTTTGAAGAAGCCTATTATCAGCCGATTTGAGGAGGAGGGAAGTCCGTATTACTCCAGTGCCAG ACTATGGGATGATGGAATCATTGACCCTGCTGACACGCGGCTCGTCCTAGGACTCAGTCTGAGTGCCGCTCTCAACGCCCCCACGCAGAAGACTCGCTTTGGTGTCTTCAGGATGTGA